In the Hydractinia symbiolongicarpus strain clone_291-10 chromosome 13, HSymV2.1, whole genome shotgun sequence genome, ATGCTAGCAAGCAAGATAAAATGGTTGCaggcaagttaaaaaaaatggttgCAGGCGAGTTAAAAAAATGGTTGCAGGCGAGTTAAAAAACACAATAGTGACATGAAATATGTGAGCAATGGTACGGAGAATTAACCTCAAGAGAGTTGTTTCCAGACCATGGTGCAGGTGCATGAAGAGATTCTCATTAGATTTTCTAGCTGAACTCTTCCTCATTTCCTAGCTAATTTCCACACAAACTCTCCTCTTAACACAAATCTTCATTtcgtgaaattttttttttaatttggcagCCACCATTTTAAGGTTTTACTCACCTTTTTTCCTACATACATTCTTTTTATATGCTACAATTCCTATAATTCCCACAAGTAAAACTATTACTAGAATTAAAATTCCGATAGCAATCCAAAATACACCAATGACCGTGCCATTGACAGGTGACGATGGCAACTTTGACACATGTGGATTATTTGTCGTTTTTATGCCAGTGTGACATGTCTAAACATACAAATTAAAGCATaatgtaacaaaataaattattgcaattatttaaaaaattttcttctgctttcgtttttttaatattttataatatatttatttatattataatatatatacttaTAATATATTCTTAACTTCTAAAACATATGAAAATACAAAAGACCCATGCACAATATATAAAAGGAGacacaataaataataaagtaGCTTTTAATTCTGCAGAAATATTTGTACTTTGCAGTCACCATCATAAATGATGTTGTAGGGAGAAAACAAGACCTTTCTGTGAGGTTTTAACTTATTCAACACATAACACGAAATACGGGTTAAAGATATTTACAGTGTTTTGTTCAAAATTTCTAAGTTTTGAATTTAGTCAGCATTACTATTTTTCACTCGTTGGTACCAAAGTGCATTTTTTATCcgtctaaaaaaaacaaattacctCAATAACatctttgcatttttttatctcATCCAGCAATGTTAATTTTTCACAACATGAAACACAATCGCCAGTTGATACGCGGAAAAAAAATCTTGGTTTACACTCACACCGCAGTGGTGTAGTAGCATTACATTGTGAGGTAGGAATGTGATCTTCGGGACACTTTTCAACACAGGACTGGCAAGCATGGCTGCCATGTTTGTCTTTGTACCTTCCCGCACTGCAATTCTTACATCCAATTTGAAAAGTTCTGGTGCGAACTATATCGTGACATGGTGTCACAGGTTCATTCCCTGGATCACATTCAGGGCATGTAACTTTACAAATATCTTTGCCATCAACCTTTTGATGGTAGATTTCCATTGGACATTCCTATAACAAAGTCATAATGAAATCCCTTGTTGACTGTATCGATTTCATCCTTTTATGCAGTAAAACAAGTTGGATTTTTAGTGTATAAATGACACCTGTGAATTAATGCCATgtccattaaatttttttttaatttatataaaaaaaatttggaaaaacaaaatttggtGAAAAAAAGCCACTGAAAATTTGTCTGTCGAATTGAGAGAGTTGCTGaaatttttagattattttagatatatatatatatatatatatatatatatatatatatatatatatatatatatatatatatatatatatatatatatatatatatatatatatatatatatatatatatatatatatatatatatatatatatatatatatatatatatatatatatatatatatatatatatatatatatatatatatatatatattaaggtTGTAAATTAAGGTTGTATGTCTTTCACATACCGCAACATCGTCAATAATTTCTCAAAAGCATTGAATCCTAAAACCGCTTAGAATTTCTTgaattttcttattttccaCTTCTTGAGTTCATACCTTTTTCCCTGATGTTCTTTCTAGTCTGCAACTAACTTAACTATTTTCACAGGTGCCAAACTTTATTAAAATCTAATTAACATTCATCCTATTTTTTCAAATCCTGAAGGTTCAACTGAAATATTTGCCAACATTTAAATTGGCTCAAGCACTTGTAGATAGTAAGTTATTTGTTTAcgtatttatttgtatttactcaaaattgtttgttattgtttatttttatatttacttagCCAAATGCAGTCAATTATATGTGCTGCAGTTTTATGGAATGAATGTCTAGAGAAACAAAAGCAACATTTTCTTTGAGCAAAAATGCTGTGGATGCTTGGCTTGTTTTGATGTTAGCTTATTTTTGATTTACAATGTTTTTTGATTTTCCAGTGCCATGCTCTTTGCGTTTTTAAGATATCCAAGTGCAATAATTCTGACAACTGTTACTGAAATTGTTAATTATATTCTATTGCTAACATTCTGACTTGCAAAGTGATAAGAATTCAAACTTTACCACACAAAAGTTacataaacaaaatagaaaacattaaaaatatatttacctgAATGGATTGTACAACGCCCAACAAGGTTGAAATCACAAGTATTCTAGgaaattaaaacgcaaatgaaAACTGTGACTAAAATATGTTTTCTGCAACAAAAGATTTctcttaattcttaaaaaatgGGATAACAATCAATTAATGTTCTTAGAAAGATGTCAAatgctaaaaattaaaagttacttGGTAGAAGACGTAACGTTTTTGAGTCAAGTATGTACAGTCATATAattaaacaatatcaaaaaaatgctGCCACAATCAACAATATCTTGGCTAGGTAGGTACCTTTAGATGATACCATTGCTTGAATTTATACGTCACAACATTGGCACAAAAGTTAACTAATCAATGATTACTGTCATTCAATAGCAGGTTGTTTAACCTGACCAAAAAAGGCTGCTACAGATATTTGATTATAGCTATGTTGTTACTGGTTGATCATCCAAACCACTGTAGAGATAAATTGACAACAACATAGCCTGATAACTGACTCTATTGTATTAAGGGAGAGTGATACTTTGGTGAATTTAACAATCTGTttacaagtaaaaaaaatacctcaactttttttaaatttaatcccTTTCTATATTTCTTATACAGCGTATAATAACTCTTGTATACTATAAAATTTTACTCTTTCCAGCAGTTGTATCACTTTAATTGTATAGGAAGCCTTTTATTAattccttttttcttttagttCAAATAAAATCCAGATATGACATTCATTacaaaagaaataagaaaaggaGTAGCGAAAGAAGTTATTgtctttaataattttaatgaaTAACAAATATAATTCATACTTAATAACTGTCATGATGATGAAGTGCTTGCCAGCCTTGTGTAATTAAATATagtctgaaaaaataaaacaagatacATGTACAGTCAATACAACTACTAAGACCAAATATCAAgatttttcctcttttttgttataaatatatacaaataataaatatatataaaaggtCCACATCTCAACAAAATAtacatattattttaaatcacTCCTTACTGCAACAAAGAGAAAATTTAACAAGAGAAAGCAGATGAATGTCCCATCCTACAATTAGGTATTATTAAAAAGTACgcacaaaaaattatatacattattttgatcacaaAATCAGCCTAATATCATATGCTTACATTCTAATATTGAAAgacaaaattatttcttatgCGAATTCCTTCACTGGTCTAAATTCTTTTCGGTTATTGCACTTTGTTTTTTACGAAGGGGGCATCTATGACGCACACTCTTAATGAAATGGCCACAATGGTTAAGCATTATTTTCTCATGACAGCCTTAAATATGTTAAGTGCTGAAGTGCGGACAGTGGGCAGTGAATTGAAAGATAGTCTATTAGTCAAAATTGTTAGGGTGTTAAAGAAtgtgttgtattaataacatatttttggGTTGCTGTATTTTCTGGTTGGTAAAAAGAGATTTAGATGAAACTTTTTAATAATTCATGCTGTGAAATTTTGCAGACAGtgttaaaaatactaaaaattttttttttttacaaaaattcattaaaatacTATCATGGGAATGTTAAACAAAACTatattttttaccattttttaaaaaagtttttatattctaAACATACAAAAACAGGTTCAGAGTTTGAGACAATCTGACAAAAAAAACCATTTTGTCTGTTGTTGTaataaaaaatggagaaaaaGATGCAGAAGAATTTCGAAGATTGAATATTGGCGATATCGAACAGATTCTTCCCGAaagagatataaaaaaatatgtacaaatCAATGTCAatgtttaaatctttttaataaacttaATATGCAGCTTGATCTATGCATAATTAGTTTGTCTTGTTAAAGAGATCCTAAGCtacttttacaagttgaaaTTACAACATTTGCAAAATGAATTCTCAATGACATATCCACTTTTTGGAAACGTTcatataacttttttaaaaatatttttttacttacaaCTAGAATCAATGACTTTTATAGCCACAAACAATTAgtgcaaaaaagttaaaaaagttctACCATGTTGAAATTTCAACATCGCTTTCTGCAAAagatttctgttttaaaaaatatttaacatgatatactaaaaaaatatacaagcaacgtatgatttttttgttttaaatcgaAAAGGATTTATTGGAAGAAAGATGTTGTGAAATGTTGGGaatgtttttacaaaaatcGCTAAAAAATGCATTCAAttctataaaaaattaaattacttggaaagaaatttttgcggAACAAATTTTTCCAAAACAACAATTCCGCAAGCTGCAGAGCTTATATCTATGGTCAAAAGTTCTTATGAAAAAAATGCAGATTGATTGTTTGTGATAAAACCTTCTCGTATTAAGCATTAAGGAAAGTATATTCTTTACAAATTATCGCTTTACCCAcagtcatcaaaaatatttgatttaataaattcataaaaaaagttTGCAGACTTCTAAATAGGCAATTTTGCGGAACTTAatttagcaataattttttttcctgcaAAAATTTCTTTCCTTAGGGACAAACGTCCTATTTATCAACGTTTTTTCAGCTTAAAAACTAATGCCCCATTTACACCTAACAACATTACAGTAGTTTACTTTATCTGACTGGGTTAACATTCTTTAATAAATGTACAGCAACACATATTCTCAGATGTGAATGGGGTATGCTTTTTGTCATAATGATTTTGAATAATTACATAAAATTACATAAGAGCTCCTATATAAATTACTTGTTAAGGGCTCGTGAAATACTtactaaaaacataaaaaaaacttaacaaatattctggttagtttttaaaactttcccaTTCTAAACCTTTCATGGAACACCTATGCATATACAAAACTCGCATTTTTTGAAGCCTTCATCTGCGGAGTGCTGGCGAGTTGATAGTTcttgtaattttgaaaaatgccCAAATCTGTCCTGGTCCTTATTTCTTTGTCAATGATTgtagtttgaaaaaaattatccttTCTTTCATGCTTGACATGAAATGCAACTACAAAAGCTTTTAtcaaatgtttaaaattctttaaactaggggaaacatttttgaatagttaaattAGTAAACAAGTTAACTTATCATTATCTTACAAGTTCTTGTCGATGATGTTTATGTGTGTGTGCGTCAAAAAAACCACAAATAATTACTAGTGTCATGGTTAATTCCAATTGCTTAACTTAGGTAGACTCAGGAAAATGTAATATTGTCTATCTCTTTGGCACAAACtaagatatttaaaataatacaaaaaaaattttagcaaaaaattagATGTGCTTTAATATACAAAAGCCATTATGGAAATTACATTTCCTATGCAAAATTCCAGCCCACTTTAGAAAAGGGGGATAAATTTTTTTCCATATAATTAGCTATCTACTTTTAACGGCAATTCCACAATAAACCCGACACAAATTCTCTGTCCAGCTAAACTGCCCATGTGTGCGGTCTATTGTGCAAGAGGCATTTAGGTAACCAGAAATTACTGTTAAAGTAAATGCGTTAAAGTACTATGTAAACCAGTCTAGCCATCCTCGTGGCTTACATGGTACTTGTTATGAAACGAAGTTATAACGTCATTCCGTCCTTCCAATCTAAACCAGTACACAAAACTTCTGATGGTAAATTCTGGTATATTTGTACTGATTTGTCTCAACAACGTCCGGAAATCTTTGGGCTTGTGAAATGAATCAGGAAGCACCAAACTTTGGAAGCTGCTTGTTAATCCATCCATTTGCTCTTCACTTTGGTTTTTTTCCGCAAGAGTTACCAAATCATTTGTTGACGGAACGTCCGGATTGGAGAACAAATTGCAGTCTATGAAAGAGGTGATTATTCGTTAATAAATTATACGTAAAACACATCTTACACGAAGTTTTCTTTTGAGAAACAATCACCTATAAATAAAAGGCTTTATTGTTAAGTCCTGATGTGGCCCAATTGCATGTTTTTATAATAGCATATTCattatcagcatattttttcgAGCATATATACTGGTGACGGCTTCTGATGtgtgtttctttttaattaacGCTGCAATACTGTCTGGATTTGGTCTTGTGTAACTAACTATACCTTTCCTTCAGTCACTGTTCTTTTAATGTAAAAACAGGACCAATTCTTATCCCATAAAGGCAACGTTTaagtttttaagttatttttccaATAGGCATAACATAAGCGTACTCTAAACCTGATTTCAAATTTTCACTTGCTCATTAAAAACACATGCACAAGGCTAAAAACTttacttttttgtaattttattttcttgtttgatTAGCTTAAAACTTTGATGAATAAAATTCTGAAAAgcgataaaatattttcttacagtTCCTTATAAAAAACAAGTGTACTTATTGGTACGTCATTGGCAGAAAGGACTCACAACGAAGAATCATTCTGCACTGGTTTATTAGAAAatttaagaagaagaaaaaaactgtATTGATTCGTTAAAATAACTAGAGGGATACAAAATACCTGGAAAGTCTTTGCCGCAATCGCAAGATGGATTTGCCTCCACCAATTTTTTTCGTATGGTCAATCGCAACTCTTCATTGtctaaaaaataaagacaaatcACTTAAATACTCACCTTTTTTCATTCctgttaattttaaatttattctaGAAAAAACATAAATGATATAGCAAGTAAACCTACTTAGATGTGGTTCAGCAAGTTTGTTTAGGCCGGATTTGGAAATCTCGTCCTTCTTATAAGCACATGGCGGATTACTTGCATTGTAATTTATGTTAATAACTGGCGAATTAATCTGAATAAGGGGAGAAGTAAGCATGGGTAGAGATGGCACGGGTAAAAAATCtgtattattgttttttatttccgcttGGTGCACTTCTACCAATGAAGTGGTACTCAACGAGTCATCATCCGTCATAGCACTGTCTAAATGTACAACattataaaatctaaaaaaaataacacacacacacaaaaaatgaaGCAAAACAAGTAAGTACCATCTGTTCCCCAATCTTTCCTTCTTTCACCAGCACGTGACCAGTTGTCattatctaaaaacaaaaaaataaaaaaagcaactCTCCTAATATAACTGtatatattttactattcaacGTGGAAATAAATGATGACACAGCTTAACAGGTAAAGATGAACTGTCACAACAGGAAATGTCACAACACGAATGGCCTGGCCTTACCTTTTCGAATATCTTTTAACGTGACGTATTGGCCACTGTCTTGGTACTGCATTGATGAATCTGCAGATACCGACGGTAGTCTTGCGACTAAAATTCAAATTACATTATATTGAAATTGTGTTTTGGGCTGCCACAGAGTAACGAAAGATTATTCGATTTCAtgcttttaagaaaaaattataccaaacaaaaagtGCAAAGTTATTATTTTGATTTAACTCTTAATATGCAAGAAAAAATGTTGCACATGAAAAAGTCCTACTTATATAGCACTACTACACTAACATTCCGCAAGGAGGCTTAATGTAAAGAGAGGCTCGTATTATTCTTAATCCTCAAAGGATGCGCTGTTTTTGAAAGGATGGGCCGTTTTTAAAAGGatgggccatttttaaaaagaccCTTTTTTCATATAACAGTCAGTTCTTTGAAACTTCAGTCGCGATTGGCTAAGTCTTAGACGGTGCATGTTTGGTACTGTTAGGTAGCCCAATTTATCCTCTTTCAAAAACAGATGACAGATTTTGCCTGAATATTTTcaggttattttttaatattactttcAGAAATAATAACCAGAGAACCACACTGTTGTCGTTTTCCGTAAGATTCAACACAACATTAGGTAGCTTTACACTGGAATAACCTCTTACTTGGTTGCTCTCTACTCTCAACTAATGGAAGTAATGGTGCAATAGGCTCACCAACGTCTGAAACAGTGTTTGCATAAGCTAAAGAAATTTGGTATAATAAACTATAAATTACAAACAGATaatcactttttaaaatttctattaAAAGGTATGAAAATATGAATTTTTGTAGCATAGAATTTTTTTGTCGTTAAACTGGAACACCTTTTTTAGTTGCTTTgctatttctttaaattttagttAATTGCCTTTAGTTAATTAACAGTACACGACAAGATTAAATTTCTGTTCAGATTTAAATCCAAATAACAAATTGTCTTAAACTTGTGGTATACAAAAAGATACATTAAaggaaaacttttaaatttcttaaaatacaaATTAATTGAAACACTCGAACTATAACAGAATTTTTCAGTCATTTTCTTCATTGCTGTCATACAAAATGAAAGAATGGCTTCACTTACATTCGTTTGTTGCAGGTACGTGTccgagttcaattaagtttatCTGATCTTGTTTTTTTGATTTCCTCACTAAAGTT is a window encoding:
- the LOC130623305 gene encoding uncharacterized protein LOC130623305 — translated: MVVIQKTLLLLMLVGSVQVSIQSSCEMEFYEQEVNGIIYCHKKCPICDPGFEPITPCFGVIHKLNITIGCQPCKDDMYKEGNGSHSCRTCDHTCPGNLVLTTSCNSTTARRCDCKPGNFFYQSLGCVSCCEKLSLLPHEKDKCKDFIQTCRTDIPMPHLSTTHLTSTLELPSPATTSNPSTSNTALHTTTDSGPSPTHPFTTILSSKNVPTKKKKKEKDDITFLIVIGILVLFKVVLLLGLLICIYKRRVRKSKKQDQINLIELGHVPATNESYANTVSDVGEPIAPLLPLVESREQPIARLPSVSADSSMQYQDSGQYVTLKDIRKDNDNWSRAGERRKDWGTDDSAMTDDDSLSTTSLVEVHQAEIKNNNTDFLPVPSLPMLTSPLIQINSPVININYNASNPPCAYKKDEISKSGLNKLAEPHLNNEELRLTIRKKLVEANPSCDCGKDFPDCNLFSNPDVPSTNDLVTLAEKNQSEEQMDGLTSSFQSLVLPDSFHKPKDFRTLLRQISTNIPEFTIRSFVYWFRLEGRNDVITSFHNKYHVSHEDG